A single region of the Candidatus Krumholzibacteriia bacterium genome encodes:
- the rpmB gene encoding 50S ribosomal protein L28, with the protein MSRVCQVTGKKAQYGNLVSHANNRTGRRFEVNLQSKRYWFEEEKRWIRLRLSTHGMKIINRRGLPAVIASIRRRGEKI; encoded by the coding sequence ATGTCGCGCGTCTGTCAGGTCACCGGGAAGAAGGCCCAGTACGGCAACCTGGTGAGCCACGCCAACAATCGCACTGGCCGCCGGTTCGAGGTGAACCTGCAGAGCAAGCGCTACTGGTTCGAGGAAGAGAAGCGCTGGATCCGGCTCCGCCTCAGCACCCATGGGATGAAGATCATCAACCGCCGTGGGCTCCCCGCGGTGATCGCCTCGATACGACGTCGCGGCGAGAAGATCTGA